The following proteins come from a genomic window of Aquimarina sp. MAR_2010_214:
- a CDS encoding restriction endonuclease translates to MNENEIYKKAFALLKKHNRISASRYSLKRALFNLGPTGYPFERLVGALLKEKGFKTKVSVILNGECVTHEIDVLAEKDGNVYAIECKFHSDIKATSNVKVPLYINSRFLDIQKEWNTDSNNSTHLKQGWLVTNTRFTTDAVNYGKCVRLTLLSWDYPKNNGLKANIDTYALYPVTALTTLTKKEKHIAYSTRCNFN, encoded by the coding sequence ATGAATGAAAACGAAATCTATAAAAAAGCTTTTGCCTTATTAAAAAAACATAACAGAATATCTGCTTCTCGCTATAGTCTAAAACGTGCTCTGTTCAATTTGGGTCCAACAGGTTATCCTTTTGAGAGATTGGTTGGTGCTTTATTAAAAGAAAAAGGATTTAAAACTAAAGTAAGTGTTATTCTAAACGGTGAATGTGTTACTCACGAAATTGATGTATTGGCAGAAAAAGATGGAAATGTATATGCCATAGAATGCAAATTTCATTCTGATATCAAAGCTACGAGTAATGTAAAAGTACCATTGTATATTAATTCCAGGTTTTTAGACATTCAAAAAGAATGGAATACCGATTCTAATAATTCAACACATTTAAAACAAGGCTGGTTAGTTACTAACACTAGATTTACAACGGATGCTGTTAACTATGGTAAATGTGTTAGATTAACCCTTTTGAGTTGGGATTACCCTAAAAACAATGGGCTGAAAGCAAACATAGACACATATGCATTATATCCGGTAACTGCCTTAACAACACTTACAAAAAAAGAAAAACACATTGCTTATTCAACAAGATGTAATTTTAATTAA
- a CDS encoding TIGR00730 family Rossman fold protein: protein MKTNKKIKLSKNESLFVRGPLSRFKELSFAFKVFFNFIKAFRKMHFIGPCVTVFGSARFTKDSDHYKNAEKIGAALAKTGFTVMTGGGPGIMEAANKGAFEAGGHSVGCNIILPFEQKPNPYLNKWINIPYFFLRKVILVKYSYAFVVMPGGIGTLDELFEALTLIQTKVIQDFPVVIFDSEYHKELCEHIQLMAENESISPEDMKLLFVTDSVEDLIMHVESHSIKKFKLVKTQVKPKWWLGEQNNTP, encoded by the coding sequence ATGAAGACTAATAAAAAAATAAAGCTATCTAAAAATGAATCTTTATTTGTTAGAGGCCCTCTATCGCGTTTTAAAGAATTATCCTTTGCTTTTAAAGTGTTTTTCAACTTTATTAAAGCCTTCAGAAAAATGCATTTTATTGGTCCTTGTGTTACTGTTTTTGGATCTGCAAGATTCACTAAAGATTCTGACCATTATAAAAATGCCGAAAAAATAGGTGCTGCTTTGGCAAAAACTGGATTTACAGTGATGACTGGTGGTGGTCCAGGTATTATGGAAGCCGCCAACAAAGGTGCTTTTGAAGCAGGTGGACATTCGGTTGGCTGTAATATTATTCTACCTTTCGAGCAAAAACCAAATCCATATCTAAATAAATGGATTAACATTCCGTACTTCTTTTTGCGCAAAGTGATTCTCGTAAAATATTCGTATGCCTTTGTAGTAATGCCAGGAGGTATTGGCACTCTAGACGAGTTGTTTGAAGCATTAACATTAATTCAAACTAAAGTTATTCAAGATTTTCCAGTTGTTATTTTCGATTCGGAATATCATAAGGAATTGTGCGAACATATTCAATTAATGGCTGAAAATGAAAGCATCAGTCCAGAAGACATGAAACTGCTATTTGTAACCGATTCTGTAGAAGATTTAATCATGCATGTTGAATCGCATTCAATCAAAAAATTCAAACTAGTAAAAACACAAGTCAAACCAAAATGGTGGCTTGGTGAACAAAATAATACACCCTAA
- a CDS encoding ABC transporter permease, translated as MKTILYIIQKEFKQIFRNKGMLPIIFVLPLLQLIILSNAATFEVQHIKFGFINNDHSSTSRDLIEKFNASTYFDVLTDFPSEALASAAMLKGEVDVVLEIPQYFERDLQKEKRINLGVTINAIDGAAAGVENVYVSQIVQHFNQHLKVDLLQPTDKQVQPVNIDIIPLFWYNETLNYKTFMVPGILVLLVTMITLFLSGMNIVREKEIGTLEQINVTPIKKSQFIIGKLFPFWALGMGLLTIGLIIAKLIFDVPMVGSLPLMYLYTSIYILVVLGIGLFISNFTETQQQAMFIAWFFTVIFILMSGLFTPIESMPKWAQILTEFNPIKYFVEVMRMVMLKGSDFMDILPQLSKTLFYAIIMNGLAVWSYKKTT; from the coding sequence ATGAAAACGATTCTTTACATCATACAAAAAGAGTTCAAGCAGATCTTTAGAAATAAGGGGATGCTTCCTATTATTTTTGTGTTACCACTACTCCAACTTATCATTTTATCTAATGCCGCCACTTTTGAGGTTCAGCATATCAAATTTGGGTTTATCAATAATGACCATTCATCAACATCCAGAGATTTAATTGAAAAATTTAATGCTTCAACCTATTTTGATGTATTAACAGATTTCCCTTCGGAAGCATTAGCAAGTGCAGCTATGCTTAAAGGTGAAGTTGATGTTGTGTTAGAAATTCCACAATATTTTGAACGCGATTTGCAAAAAGAAAAGCGCATCAATTTAGGCGTCACCATCAATGCCATAGATGGTGCAGCGGCTGGTGTTGAAAATGTATATGTATCTCAGATTGTTCAACATTTTAATCAACATTTAAAAGTCGATTTATTACAACCAACAGACAAACAAGTACAGCCTGTAAATATTGATATCATTCCACTGTTTTGGTATAACGAGACTTTGAATTATAAAACATTTATGGTTCCTGGAATCTTGGTCTTGTTAGTAACTATGATTACACTATTTCTTTCAGGAATGAATATTGTTCGCGAAAAAGAAATCGGCACTTTAGAGCAAATCAATGTCACGCCAATAAAGAAAAGTCAGTTCATTATTGGAAAACTCTTTCCATTTTGGGCACTAGGAATGGGCTTGTTAACCATAGGGTTAATAATAGCCAAACTCATTTTTGATGTCCCGATGGTCGGTAGTTTACCTCTGATGTATTTATATACCTCAATTTATATTTTAGTGGTTTTAGGGATCGGTTTATTTATTTCAAATTTTACAGAGACACAGCAGCAAGCCATGTTCATCGCTTGGTTTTTTACCGTTATTTTCATTTTAATGAGTGGCTTGTTTACACCAATTGAAAGCATGCCTAAATGGGCTCAAATACTTACAGAGTTTAATCCAATAAAATACTTTGTAGAAGTGATGCGTATGGTGATGCTTAAAGGTTCTGATTTCATGGATATTCTTCCGCAGCTATCAAAAACACTATTTTATGCAATTATAATGAACGGTCTAGCGGTTTGGAGCTATAAAAAAACAACCTAA
- a CDS encoding ABC transporter permease, which yields MKRFIGFIKKEFYHIFRDRRSLFILFGMPIAQILLFGFAITNEINNVDIAILDHSKDTTTQEIINKISASKYFSIKQVIQREADIASVFQKGRVKAVLNFEKDFSKNFIKEHKATVQIITDATDPNTANTISNYVNAILQQYQKEQNKNVTIVYQIVPETRMVYNSELKSVYMFVPGVMTIILMLVSAMMTSISITREKELGTMEILLVSPLKPFQVIIGKVFPYIFLSIINAMVIVMLSIFIFNMPVQGSLLLLGLESVLFIISALALGILISTISATQQTAMMISLMGLMLPVILLSGFIFPISSMPLPLQVISNIIPAKWFIIIIKGIMLKGVGLQFIWKESLILLGMTVFFIALSVKKYKIRLE from the coding sequence ATGAAACGTTTTATAGGCTTCATAAAAAAAGAATTCTATCATATCTTTAGAGATAGACGTTCGCTGTTTATCCTTTTCGGAATGCCTATTGCACAAATTTTGCTGTTCGGATTTGCTATTACCAATGAAATTAATAATGTTGATATAGCTATTTTAGATCACTCGAAAGATACTACAACACAAGAAATTATCAATAAAATTTCGGCGTCCAAATATTTCAGCATCAAACAGGTAATTCAACGTGAGGCAGATATTGCTTCGGTTTTTCAAAAAGGACGGGTTAAGGCTGTTTTAAATTTTGAAAAAGATTTCAGTAAAAACTTCATTAAAGAACACAAAGCAACAGTTCAAATTATAACAGATGCCACAGATCCAAATACAGCAAATACCATAAGTAATTATGTAAATGCCATCCTCCAGCAATATCAAAAAGAACAGAACAAAAATGTAACAATAGTATATCAAATAGTACCTGAAACACGCATGGTTTACAATTCAGAATTAAAAAGCGTCTATATGTTCGTTCCTGGTGTTATGACGATTATTTTGATGTTGGTTTCAGCTATGATGACGTCCATTTCCATTACACGAGAGAAAGAATTAGGGACAATGGAAATCCTTTTGGTATCGCCTTTAAAACCATTTCAGGTTATCATTGGAAAAGTCTTTCCATATATTTTCCTGTCTATCATTAATGCCATGGTCATTGTTATGTTGAGTATTTTCATATTTAATATGCCCGTCCAAGGCAGCTTGTTATTATTAGGTTTAGAAAGTGTTCTGTTTATAATAAGTGCTTTGGCTTTAGGTATATTAATCTCAACCATTTCAGCTACACAACAAACTGCAATGATGATTTCTTTAATGGGACTTATGCTTCCAGTGATTTTATTGTCCGGTTTTATTTTTCCAATTTCAAGTATGCCTTTACCGCTTCAAGTTATCAGTAATATTATTCCAGCCAAATGGTTCATCATCATCATTAAAGGCATTATGCTTAAAGGTGTAGGACTACAATTTATATGGAAAGAATCTCTGATTTTATTAGGAATGACCGTGTTTTTTATTGCCCTGAGTGTAAAGAAATATAAAATCCGATTGGAGTAA
- a CDS encoding ABC transporter ATP-binding protein, translating into MNNNKVIQVKRLTKMFGDFTAVNAITFDVEKGEVFGFLGANGAGKTTAMKMLIGISNPTSGAASVAGFDVFTHAEDIKKNIGYMSQKFALYDDLTVKENIIFFGGIYGLSRRKIKEKSEALIQELGLEKVANKLVGALPLGWKQKLSFSVSLIHDPKIVFLDEPTGGVDPITRRQFWELIYKAANQGTTVFVTTHYMDEAEYCDRVSIMVNGKIEALDTPKKLKEQFQAVNMNDVFLKLARG; encoded by the coding sequence ATGAATAATAATAAAGTCATACAAGTAAAAAGATTGACCAAAATGTTTGGTGATTTCACAGCAGTAAATGCTATCACTTTCGATGTTGAAAAAGGGGAGGTATTTGGATTTTTGGGTGCGAATGGTGCCGGAAAAACCACAGCTATGAAAATGCTAATTGGCATTTCTAATCCAACATCTGGAGCTGCCAGTGTAGCAGGATTTGATGTATTTACGCATGCAGAAGACATCAAGAAGAATATTGGTTATATGAGTCAAAAATTTGCATTGTATGACGATTTAACGGTTAAAGAAAATATTATATTTTTTGGAGGAATTTATGGTTTGTCGAGAAGAAAGATAAAAGAAAAATCGGAGGCGTTGATTCAAGAATTAGGATTGGAGAAAGTAGCTAATAAACTAGTTGGTGCTTTACCCTTAGGCTGGAAACAAAAACTATCCTTTTCTGTGTCTTTAATACACGACCCTAAAATTGTGTTTCTGGATGAACCCACAGGAGGTGTGGATCCAATTACCAGACGTCAGTTTTGGGAGCTTATTTACAAAGCAGCTAACCAAGGAACAACCGTTTTTGTAACCACTCATTATATGGATGAAGCCGAATATTGTGATCGAGTTTCTATTATGGTTAATGGAAAAATAGAAGCTTTAGACACACCAAAAAAACTTAAAGAGCAGTTTCAGGCAGTGAATATGAACGATGTGTTTTTAAAATTAGCGAGAGGATGA
- a CDS encoding ABC transporter ATP-binding protein, which translates to MSITVANISKSYKKVKALQNISFDVNEGELFGLIGPDGAGKTTLFRILTTLLIANEGTATVAGFDIIADYKSIRNSVGYMPGKFSLYQDLTVEENLNFFATIFGTTIEENYELIKDIYVQIEPFKYRRSGKLSGGMKQKLALSCALIHKPKVLFLDEPTTGVDPVSRKEFWEMLKRLQQKGITILVSTPYMDEAELCDRIALIQDGKILEIETPEAIVKHYPKPIYNVRANNMYQLINNLNEYEHNHSVYPFGEFVHYTDNRTDFNPKDLEGYLKSQNLSNIEIKKTKATIEDTFMELAKS; encoded by the coding sequence ATGAGTATTACAGTTGCTAACATATCAAAATCCTATAAAAAGGTAAAAGCCTTACAGAACATTTCTTTTGACGTAAATGAAGGGGAACTCTTTGGACTCATTGGTCCTGATGGTGCAGGTAAAACAACGCTGTTTAGAATTTTAACCACACTTTTAATTGCTAATGAAGGTACTGCAACGGTTGCAGGTTTTGATATCATTGCAGATTACAAAAGTATTCGGAATAGTGTTGGTTATATGCCAGGGAAATTTTCGCTTTATCAAGATTTAACTGTGGAGGAGAATTTGAATTTCTTCGCTACCATTTTTGGGACAACCATCGAAGAAAACTACGAGTTAATAAAAGATATCTATGTACAGATAGAACCATTTAAATATCGTAGATCCGGTAAGCTGTCTGGTGGAATGAAGCAAAAACTAGCATTAAGCTGTGCCTTAATTCATAAACCGAAAGTGTTGTTTTTGGACGAACCTACTACTGGAGTAGATCCAGTTTCTAGGAAGGAGTTTTGGGAAATGCTAAAACGCCTGCAACAAAAAGGTATCACCATTTTGGTTTCTACACCTTATATGGACGAGGCAGAACTTTGTGACAGGATTGCACTCATCCAAGATGGTAAAATCCTTGAGATTGAAACTCCTGAAGCTATTGTAAAACATTATCCAAAACCTATTTACAATGTACGTGCAAATAATATGTATCAGCTGATTAATAATCTAAATGAATATGAACACAATCATAGCGTGTACCCCTTTGGCGAGTTTGTGCATTATACCGACAATAGAACAGATTTTAATCCAAAGGACTTAGAAGGGTATTTAAAATCTCAAAATTTGTCCAACATAGAAATTAAAAAAACAAAAGCAACTATTGAAGACACCTTTATGGAATTAGCAAAATCATGA
- a CDS encoding HlyD family secretion protein, with protein sequence MKNYTYILGLSIIATSFFSCENDNGKADGYGNFEATEIIISAENNGKLMQFDVNEGNVLQKDQFIGYIDTIPFALKREQLQVSKAVISSKSKGVLSQIAVLNSKLKTANTNKTRVENLIKDNAGTQKQLDDVTGEMDVIKNQIRSVEIQNAPVVNELKAIDVQLKQIDDQIEKSKITNPVNGTVLTKYAEANEITAFGKPLYKIADLSTMQLRVYVSEMQLANIKIGQEVTVKIDDIDTMKSYRGTISWIASEAEFTPKIIQTKEERVALVYAAKIDVENDGSLKIGMPAELWLNNSENNNN encoded by the coding sequence ATGAAAAACTACACATACATATTAGGATTAAGCATCATAGCAACAAGTTTTTTTTCCTGCGAAAACGATAATGGAAAAGCAGATGGCTATGGCAATTTTGAAGCTACCGAAATAATCATTTCAGCTGAAAATAACGGAAAACTTATGCAGTTTGATGTTAACGAAGGTAATGTGCTTCAAAAAGACCAGTTCATAGGTTATATTGATACCATTCCATTTGCATTAAAGCGTGAGCAATTGCAAGTCTCTAAAGCTGTAATTAGTTCGAAATCTAAAGGTGTACTCTCTCAAATAGCTGTATTAAACTCCAAATTAAAAACAGCAAACACCAACAAAACACGAGTTGAAAATCTTATTAAAGACAATGCAGGAACGCAAAAACAATTAGATGATGTTACTGGAGAAATGGATGTTATTAAAAATCAGATTCGTAGCGTAGAAATCCAAAATGCACCAGTTGTAAATGAATTGAAAGCAATAGATGTACAGCTAAAACAAATTGATGACCAAATTGAAAAAAGTAAAATCACAAATCCTGTAAACGGAACTGTTTTAACCAAATATGCAGAAGCCAATGAAATTACCGCTTTTGGGAAACCACTCTATAAAATTGCTGATTTAAGCACTATGCAACTACGCGTATATGTGAGTGAAATGCAATTAGCTAATATAAAAATAGGACAAGAAGTTACTGTGAAAATTGATGATATAGATACTATGAAATCTTATAGAGGTACTATAAGCTGGATTGCTTCGGAAGCAGAATTCACACCAAAAATCATTCAAACCAAAGAAGAGCGTGTTGCTCTGGTTTATGCAGCGAAAATTGACGTAGAAAACGATGGTAGCCTAAAAATAGGAATGCCGGCAGAATTATGGCTAAACAATTCTGAAAACAACAATAACTAA
- a CDS encoding TolC family protein — protein MKCLIIILITIIALPSMAQQSITLEECYDLATVNYPLAKQNQLLESQNQLDNAVISTAKLPQLSFDAQATYQSDVIEVPIPNSNIESLNKDQYRATLSVNQLIYNGGLTDASLKVKSAQLKTKQKQVEVSLYQLKQQINQLYFSILLSQESELLLNAKQAQLQAKHKEVKSGIKYGVILPSSDKILEVELLKISQQFQELESNKTVLIQTLSSLISQPLDTSTLFQNPLIEIQLQTELTRPELELFQLKKEEIDNSESLLSKQNSPKLLGFAIGGYGNPGLNMLDNSFQTFYTVGIKLNWNVFDWNSNKKQRQSLCINKDIVNTETATFKLNINIELNQQQKEIDKIEGLITSDFEIINLRKDVLQTADSQLKNGVITSSAYITELTNLYEDENTLVKHKIQLQLAKANYNIIKGQ, from the coding sequence ATGAAATGCTTAATAATCATTCTTATAACTATAATAGCACTTCCTAGTATGGCGCAACAAAGCATCACATTAGAAGAGTGTTATGATTTGGCGACTGTAAATTATCCTTTGGCAAAACAAAACCAATTGTTGGAATCACAAAACCAATTGGATAATGCGGTTATATCTACTGCCAAATTACCGCAGTTGAGTTTCGATGCACAAGCAACTTATCAATCTGATGTAATTGAGGTTCCTATTCCAAATTCTAACATAGAATCTTTAAACAAAGATCAATATCGTGCTACACTTTCTGTAAATCAATTGATTTATAATGGAGGGTTAACAGATGCTTCGTTAAAGGTTAAATCTGCTCAGTTAAAAACAAAGCAAAAACAAGTTGAGGTCAGTTTGTATCAGTTAAAACAGCAAATCAACCAGCTATATTTTTCTATTCTATTATCCCAAGAATCCGAACTGTTATTAAACGCTAAACAAGCACAATTACAAGCCAAACATAAAGAAGTAAAATCTGGTATTAAGTATGGGGTTATTTTACCCTCTTCGGATAAAATTTTAGAAGTCGAATTATTAAAAATAAGTCAGCAGTTTCAAGAATTAGAAAGTAATAAAACAGTACTTATTCAAACACTTTCAAGTTTAATAAGTCAGCCATTGGACACATCTACTCTTTTTCAAAACCCACTTATAGAAATACAATTACAAACAGAATTAACTAGACCTGAATTGGAATTATTTCAGCTTAAAAAAGAAGAAATTGATAATTCAGAAAGCTTATTGTCTAAGCAAAACTCACCTAAACTACTAGGGTTTGCAATTGGTGGTTACGGTAATCCAGGTTTGAACATGCTCGATAATTCATTTCAAACTTTTTATACGGTTGGCATTAAATTGAATTGGAATGTGTTCGACTGGAATTCCAACAAAAAACAACGCCAATCCTTATGCATCAATAAAGACATCGTTAATACTGAAACCGCAACCTTCAAACTGAATATCAACATCGAGTTGAACCAGCAACAAAAAGAAATCGATAAAATTGAAGGCCTTATTACTTCCGATTTTGAGATTATTAATCTTAGGAAAGACGTATTACAAACTGCCGATTCGCAACTTAAAAATGGTGTGATTACTTCATCTGCATATATTACAGAACTCACCAATTTATATGAAGACGAAAACACATTGGTAAAACATAAAATTCAATTGCAACTCGCAAAAGCAAATTACAATATCATTAAAGGCCAATAA
- a CDS encoding TetR/AcrR family transcriptional regulator encodes MKKTKDENTEEQILDAAKNIFQAKGMDGARMQEIADKAGINKAMLHYYYRSKQLLFEAVFKNAFSLLAPQLNAILNDDSSIEEKITNFTTNYISFIIKHPYLPNFIIQELNRNPDFILKLMDNKGFPNLDKFKKQVNEEINKGIIKPISAKQLFINILALNIFPFVAKPLIMAFTNTDDKNYKQLMEDRKTEISNFIINSIKNT; translated from the coding sequence ATGAAAAAAACAAAAGATGAAAATACCGAAGAACAAATACTTGACGCTGCAAAAAATATATTTCAAGCTAAAGGAATGGATGGAGCTAGAATGCAAGAAATAGCCGACAAAGCTGGCATCAATAAAGCCATGCTACATTATTATTACAGAAGTAAACAATTGCTTTTCGAAGCGGTATTTAAAAATGCTTTCTCATTATTAGCACCTCAATTAAATGCAATTTTAAATGACGACTCATCTATTGAGGAAAAAATAACAAATTTCACCACAAACTATATTTCATTCATTATTAAGCACCCATATTTACCAAATTTTATCATCCAAGAACTTAATAGGAATCCAGACTTCATTTTAAAATTAATGGACAATAAAGGCTTTCCCAATCTTGATAAATTCAAAAAACAGGTAAATGAGGAAATTAATAAAGGTATTATAAAACCCATAAGTGCAAAACAATTATTCATTAACATTTTAGCACTTAATATTTTTCCATTTGTTGCCAAACCTTTAATCATGGCTTTTACAAATACAGATGATAAAAACTATAAACAACTTATGGAAGACCGTAAAACGGAAATTTCCAATTTTATCATCAATTCTATAAAGAACACATAA
- a CDS encoding M28 family metallopeptidase, which translates to MKNTLLLISSFIVYCCGTSQKSKTDIRKIDSQTNVNTELPAVTYAESITAKELKDYLYVFAGDDFEGRDTGEPGQKKAAEYLKKQYQRMGIPSPLGGDDYYQEIPESYFRGGIKSSENVLAFIEGTEKPDEIVVISAHYDHVGTDENGNIHNGADDDGSGTVSLLEIADAFMKAKKDGFGPKRSILFLHVTGEEKGLYGSKFYTENPVFPLENTVTDLNIDMIGRIDKKHEGEDKNNYVYLIGSDRLSTELHNISEKANTEHTKLDLDYTYNAKNDPNRFYFRSDHYNFAKHNIPIIFYFNGVHEDYHKPTDTADKIEYELMTKRAKLIFYTAWEVANRTERIIVDGAAKEGE; encoded by the coding sequence ATGAAAAACACTTTATTACTAATCAGTTCATTTATAGTTTATTGCTGTGGAACTTCGCAAAAATCTAAAACTGATATTCGTAAGATCGATTCACAAACAAATGTGAATACTGAATTACCAGCAGTAACTTATGCAGAAAGTATTACGGCCAAAGAACTAAAAGATTACCTTTACGTTTTTGCGGGTGATGATTTTGAAGGGCGTGATACAGGAGAGCCAGGTCAGAAAAAAGCAGCAGAATATTTAAAAAAACAATACCAAAGGATGGGTATCCCTTCTCCTTTAGGCGGAGATGATTATTATCAGGAAATACCCGAAAGCTATTTTAGAGGAGGTATTAAATCTTCAGAGAATGTATTAGCATTTATTGAAGGTACAGAAAAACCTGATGAGATTGTTGTAATTTCTGCTCACTATGATCATGTAGGAACTGATGAAAATGGTAATATTCATAATGGGGCCGATGATGATGGTTCTGGGACCGTAAGTTTATTAGAAATAGCAGATGCATTTATGAAAGCAAAGAAAGATGGATTTGGTCCAAAGAGATCTATCTTATTTCTGCATGTCACCGGTGAAGAAAAAGGATTGTATGGTTCAAAGTTTTATACAGAAAACCCTGTTTTTCCTTTAGAAAATACAGTAACAGACCTCAATATTGATATGATAGGAAGAATTGATAAGAAACATGAGGGGGAGGATAAAAATAACTATGTGTACTTGATAGGTAGTGATCGATTAAGTACAGAATTACATAATATTAGCGAAAAAGCAAATACAGAGCATACTAAATTGGATTTGGATTATACATATAATGCTAAAAATGATCCAAACCGATTTTATTTTAGAAGTGATCATTACAATTTTGCAAAACATAATATTCCTATCATATTTTATTTTAATGGAGTACATGAGGATTATCATAAACCAACAGATACGGCAGATAAAATAGAATATGAGCTTATGACTAAAAGAGCTAAGTTGATATTTTATACGGCCTGGGAGGTAGCAAATAGAACAGAAAGAATTATAGTCGATGGGGCTGCTAAAGAAGGCGAATGA
- the bshB1 gene encoding bacillithiol biosynthesis deacetylase BshB1, whose protein sequence is MKLDILAIGAHPDDVELSCSGTIVKEVSRGKKVGILDLTRGELGTRGTPEIRDQEAKNASEILGVVTRENLGFRDGFFVNDQDHQLEVIKKIRKYKPDIVLCNAIIDRHIDHGKGSKLASDSCFLSGLKKIETTLDGVNQDPWRPKQVYHYIQWANIEPDFVVDISNYIDKKIESVMAYTSQFYDAGSKEPVTPISSKNFIESVKYRAADLGRIIGVHHAEGYTVERYVAVDSIFDLI, encoded by the coding sequence ATGAAGTTAGATATTCTAGCCATAGGAGCTCATCCTGATGATGTAGAACTAAGTTGCTCAGGAACCATAGTCAAAGAAGTTAGTAGAGGTAAAAAAGTTGGAATACTGGATCTTACCCGAGGAGAATTAGGAACAAGAGGTACTCCCGAAATTAGAGATCAAGAAGCAAAAAATGCTTCTGAAATCTTAGGAGTTGTCACCCGTGAAAATCTAGGTTTTAGAGATGGGTTTTTCGTAAATGATCAGGATCATCAATTAGAAGTCATAAAAAAGATAAGAAAATATAAACCCGATATTGTACTTTGTAATGCAATTATAGATCGCCATATAGATCATGGCAAAGGAAGTAAGCTAGCTAGTGATTCTTGTTTCTTGTCGGGATTAAAAAAAATTGAAACTACTCTTGATGGTGTGAATCAAGATCCCTGGAGACCAAAACAAGTGTATCACTATATCCAATGGGCTAATATTGAACCCGATTTTGTAGTGGATATTAGTAATTATATTGATAAAAAGATAGAAAGTGTAATGGCATACACCTCGCAATTTTATGATGCCGGTAGTAAAGAGCCTGTTACTCCCATTTCAAGTAAGAATTTTATAGAAAGTGTAAAGTATCGTGCTGCCGATTTAGGACGAATAATAGGTGTACACCATGCTGAAGGCTATACCGTAGAACGCTATGTAGCAGTCGATTCTATTTTTGATTTAATTTAA